ACTTGGTCTCGCTTTTTTGGCCTCCCTGGACCCCACCAGTGTCAAGACTTCAGCCTCCTTGGAACTCTTTAAAATCCCCTTTTCCGATTCTTTGGATTTATCCAGTCTGAGCTCTTCATCCTCTGTGGACTTCTCCAGTCTcacttcttcatcttctctggaCCTTTCAAGTCTCACATCTTCAGCCTCTTCGGACTTCTCCAGTACCTCCTCTTCAATCTCCTTAGAGCTCTCCAGTCTCACCTCTTCAGATTCCTGGGAGCGCTCCAGTTTCACCTCTTCAATTTCACTGGACCTATCAAGTCTCACTTCATCAGGCTCGCTGGATCTCTCTCGCAACAGTTCTTCAATCTCCTTAGATCTCTCAAGTCTCACCTCTATATCCTCCCCAGATTACTCCAGTCCTACTTCTTCATCCTCCCTAGACCTCTCCAGTCTCACTTCTTCACCCTCCCTAGATGTTTCCAGTCACACCTCCTTGGCTTCCTCAGACTTCTCCTGTACAATCCCTCCATCCTCACCAGGTGTCTCAGAGCACACCTCCTCAACCTCTTCAGAATCACTAGATCTCACCAATTTTAACTATTTCATGTTTAAGGGCTCCTCTGAATTATCCTCATCGACCTCTGAGGGTGTTTCTAATCTCATCTCTACACCCTTTCTGGATGTCTCCAATCTTACCTTTCAGGATGCTTCTTCCCTCACTTCCTCAGTTTCTTTGGACATTTCTAATCTCACATCTTTAGTTCCCCCAGACCTATCCACTCTCACATTTCTGGATGTTGCTAATCGCACTGCTTCAGCGTCTCTTGATCTCTGCATCTAACCCTCTTAACATacccctttttctctctgcaacaTCTCTATACCTTTCTCAACTTTCTTCCTTTATGTGCTCTTCCCTaagttctgtttctgaaagttCTTATCTGAGGAAAAGTTAGTGCTTTACAAATATATTCTAGCATCTAAACAGAACTGGGCATGAAAACAAGTTGTACAAATCTATAATGGTGCCTTGTTTACAGCTGCATAAACTTCAATATATATTCTGGAATTTTTGGGGAGCACAATTTGTGTCACTAATCTAATTTTCATCCTGTCTCAGCGTGGTACCACTCCCAAAGGTTTACCTTTTTTAATTCATGCTGAATTTTTATCTTTCAAGATCAACAAATAGTAAATAGAGCTAAATGTGCAAACAATTGCATCCAAGTTGTATTATCTCCATTATGGATTTAAATCCGAGTACATTGCACAGAATTGCTGGCAGAGGCATTTCACATGGAGGTACAGAGAGAGATGTggtgggaaaagaaaactggaaaaaaaagagcaggtgAGAGACAGGGGGTATGGAGAGGGATCAAAGAAGGTGTGGGGTGGGAACAGAGGGACACGTACCTGGAAGAAAGATGTCCATCTCTGCTAGAGTGATTTTTTCTGCCAAGCCGTATTTGTGGCCTAGGCCGCCCGTGAGGCTTTAAATAATCTGATAATCACTTTACCTATCAAATCATGAGATGTTACCACTAAAACAGCATTTGTATACAACAGCCCTTTATCAATAGATGTAAGTAGTGCAGTTGCTTGTGTTGCATGGAGTATGTTGCACAGGTAGCAGAGAGGGGCTTCCTTAAACCTTTGGTGCTTTCTTCTTATTACTGTAATTGTTACAGCTGGGTTTTTAGAAAACAAGCATGTCTTGTTTTGTATCGTATCACTGGCACCCTTTCTGTGTTCAAAACGCTGCCTCTCATAACAAACATCttttaatttacttaatttttacAAGTTGTAAAGCTTTGCTCCAATACGCCATGTCTCAAAATCGGGAGGACAAAAAAGGCttgcacaaaaaataaataaggaaataaaggCATGAAAGAAGACTTATTTCCTGGCTCATTTATACtagttatttctttaaaattaagtaGGAAAGATTGTAACACATAGATTTTAGAAATGAGCCCCAAATCCAACAGGAGCGCTGAGCTCCCGCATGGGAGCAGAAAGGACCGCGCCGCGGGCGGGGCTCCTCAGGCGAAAAGGCCGGGAGTCGCGTGCCTTATTCAGCCCTCTGATTGGTCGCTGCCAGAGGAGAGCGCGTGTGACTGGAGGGGCGACTGGGTAGTGGCCATTGGTCAGCCTCCCTGAGGTAACTCAGATTCCGATTGGTGGAGGGTTCATTCCTGCTTGCTGACTGGCTAGGACGCAGCGCTGTGCTCTTTCCCGTTCCGGTGGCGGTGACCTTGCCTGGGAGCGGAGCCGCCTGTTCCCCGCTGTGTCTCTCGGAGCCGCAGCCCGCAGCCATGGTGGCGTACTGGCGGCAGGCCGGGCTCAGGTACCCGCCTGCCGGCGACAAGGCTCCTCTGGCGACTTCCTTGCCATAGCTGTAACGGCCAGAGGCGAGGGCCTcgcagggagggctgggggggggtgtcacagTGGTGCCTCTGGAGGGGGTGGAGAAGCTCTTGGGACGCGTTTGATTCTCACCTTCGTTttctccccccttttctttcctgtctttaGTTACATCCGGTATTCCCAGATCTGTGCCCAGGTTGTCAGAGCAGCAATGAAGCCTCAGtacaaagcagaggcagagagggcGGCAATGGCCACTGTGAAAACTGTGAAACCCAAGAAGGAATGAAATGTAAGTAAATTGAATGGGCTGGGGTTGCCTTATTGTAGGTTTTTATATGAGGAGTGTTGGTTTCCCAGTGTGAGTCGGGTTAATGACAGTCTGGAACTTCTTGGCTCATTTCGTGCTGTATGTGGAAAATTGGCTCTGATCTTCATGCCTGAAACGGGAACAGAGTGCTGACTGGTTTAGTGCAACTGCATACAGGTGTCTCTGCATCCTGATTACGTGTGGGATAGGAAAGTGCATAATCTTATTACCTCAGTAAAATGAGATGTTCTCTTTATCAAGCCATGCTTTAAACGATTTGGGGTTTGGTCAAAGTTGTTCGGGACCTAATGCAAAACAGCTGAGTTTCTGTAGTGGTGTTTATATGTTTCCTGTCTCTTACTTTACTAAGCCGAGAGACAGCCTCTCTGAACTACTGTTGCCCCTAATCAGCAAACTTATTTCTGTAAGGGTTGTCTGCTGTCTGTGAAAGATAGGTGCTACTTGTACCTTTATACATCATGAGCAGCTGAAACCTTTTCTGTTCCAAGTAGAACAGCTTCTATTCCTGATTTGAGATTAAATATTATTACCTTTTGTTTGAAGCATACCTTGTACATATTCTTGAATTGAATAActtgtatttaaattttaaatctttcttagGAACTGATCTGTGGGGAATACTCTTAACAGCAAACTGCAAAACTGTAGGCAAGCTCAAGATTCTGCAATATAATGTCATCACACTAACTGTAAAACTTGCCTCTGTATGTAAATCAGCATGCTAATAAATGTGATTTCTGTTAAACAAATGAATGCTTGGAAAGTGTTGTTCCTCTTGAAACAAAGTACCCCAATTTGCAGAGATATTTATCTTTTGCTTGTGTTACAATAGAAGACTTTTTGTCACACTCTACCATTCAGTAGCAACGTATGTTCATTTTTAAGGCAAATCTCTCGTTGGATTTCATGCTACTATTTCAGGTACATCAGTAAGTGAGGATTTAATTGTTGTTTAAAACTTCTGCCTGCTTCATTTCAATGATTAATGATTACTTTGGAAAAAGTTTACTTCACTAAAGCCTATGTCAACAGAGAATATAGGCATATAATTTTGAttgttaaaaatacttctgtcaGTTCTCTCTGCTGAAAGTGGTACACTGTTGGCTTTAAAATTCTCTGTCACCATGGTATTCATCTTCCATTTGTGCTTAGAACAAAACTGACTCAGTGAAAATCAGATTGATGAGGCTTAGCATTAAGACTAAACTGGAAGCAGGATGTTTTGCTGTGGATGTGCTGCATGGGATCTAATCTTCAAAGCTGTCTGGAACACTGAGCAGTGAACCGTGAGCTGCAGACCTGGTGTCCTGTAcaaggtggggagggaggcacAGAAGTCCCTGGACTGTACTCTGATCACTCAACTGTTGGTTGTCCTTCTTGTTATCACTTTGTCACTTTACTGGGAGGGACGTGTTCACTGGGAAACAGTGGGAATAGAGTGCGACACTCCATCTGCTcttggctggggcagggggtaAGTCATACTTTCAGCTGCTGGTTTGGGGGAAGTGTTTGCATGTTCCTGCTGCTGTGTGTCTTCACAGCAAGTCTAACAGTGTCCCACTGCACCGGAAGAATACAGCATGCTTACAGCAATTGCTTCAGGTTTGTGTTCAGCTAGACACTTCTGGTGTTGACTCAAACATGAGGCATTACTTTTAGCAGACAGAGTTTGTTATACTGTGAAGAGTATAATAAAACAAGCTCaattttttcatgtaatttaaaGTCAGTCCTTACAAGAAtgaagtctgattttttttgtcttatcaAATGTTTCAGGTATTAAAGTATGGTAtagaatgttatttttatttttaagaatattaTAAATACTGCCTGAAGTAGGTGGCTGTGAATGGCAAGAAGGTTTTTTCCTGAAGTCAAGACACATTTTTGATTTTAGTGACTGCCATTGAACTTGTATCTAACTAGCTGCAAACCATTCCATCCATTTTGATGTATTGAATGATAGGAAGAAAATTTACAATAGCTAGTACATGGCAGGGGGAGGGAACTGACCACACCAAAACTTTTACACAGTGTTCACGACTTGTATGCTAATATAACTTGTTCTATAGTTTGAAAGAGAAACCACACAATGATAATGAATACAAGCTCTGCAATAATATAAGCCAGCAATGTGATAGAACTAttaaagtactttaaaaaaaaaaaaaatgtgcattttcagtcttttgccCCATGttgtttcccttccccttcaACTTAAGGAACTGAACTTGGCTGCAGATCTAGATCGGTCTGTGGAGTGTGTAATAAAATAGTTACTGCCTTTATAGGCCTCACAGCTGTGCATACGTTCCTAAAACAGTAACAAGttcacaaacaaaacaagaactgtGTTTACctcagaataaataaatttgaTGAGTTGATAGcatattttgctgttgcttatGATCctgatatatatatacacacacagagcctgTATATTACATTCAGTGTCTGGTGATAATAAAGAGCAATTACATTTACAAGAAAGGCTGTTAGACAACTTGTCTTCGTGGTGGCTCTTTTTTTGGGAGAGATTCAGTGTCAACAGTTGTTTAGGTGAGTAAAGCATAGCTGccattaatttcaaaagcattgcATTGTAATATTGGATATATTTTGGCcagatgcagagaaaaaattCTCAAGAAAGGTGTTCTTTTCAGTATGCAGATGatggctgctgctttttctttagtGAGTGTCAACAGGCTTATTCGGAGAGTGTTTTGATATTACCATTGGCTTTATGGTGCTTCCTTTTCTGGACTGGCTTCCACTTCTACCTCTTCATATTCCTCAACATCTGCAGTGGCATCCTGGTACTGTTGGTACTCAGACACAAGGTCATTGGTGTTaccttctgcttcagaaaactcCATCTCATCCATACCTTCACCAGTATACCAATggagaaatgcttttcttctgaacatAGCTGAGAACTGTTCAGAAACCCTGATGAAGAGCTCCTGAATGGCGGTGTTATTGCCAATAAAGGTAGCTGCCATCTTCAGTCCTCGTGGTGGTATGTCACACACAGCCACTTTGACATTATTAGGGATCCACTCCACAAAGTAGGAACTATTCTTGGTCTGGACAGCCAGCAACTGCTCATCTACTTCTCTGGTAGACATTCGGCCTCTGAAGATGCATGCCACGGTCAAGTAGCGTCCACGACGAGGGTCACAGGCTGCCATCATGTTGCGTGCATCAAACATTTGTTGAGTAAGCTCTGGCACCGAGAGGGCTCTGTACTGTTGGCTACCTCGAGCTGTCAGTGGAGCAAAGCCTGGCATAAAGAAATGCAGGCGAGGAAAGGGCACCATGTTAACAGCCAGCTTCCTCAGATCTGCGTTCAGTTGACCAGGAAAACGGAGTGAGGTTGTGACACCACTCATCGTTAGGGACACTAAGTGGTTGAGGTCACCATAGGTGGGATTGGTGAGCTTTAAAGTTCTAAAACATATATCGTATAGAGCTTCATTGTCAATGCAAAAGGTTTCATCTGTATTCTCTATTAGTTGATGGATGGAGAGGATGGCATTATACGGCTCTACGACTGTGTCAGATACTTTGGGTGAAGGCACAACACTGAAAGTATTCATGATCCTGTCGGGATATTCTTCTCTGATTTTGTTGATGAGAAGCGTGCCCATACCTGAGCCTGTACCACCACCAAGCGAATGGATGAGCTGGAATCCCTGAAGGCAGTCACAGCTCTCACACTCGTTCCTGACCACATCCATGACGTTTTCAATCAGTTCAGCACCTTCTGTGTAATGGCCCTTAGCCCAGTTGTTTCCAGCACCTGAATTACCTATAAACAGAATTACAGAAAGAACAGCCACAAAGTTAACAAGAGAATTTTTAAAGGCTGCAGAGTTAAAAGGCTGGTTTGGGACAGCTGACTGTAGTTAGTTTGCTGACAGCATGCTATACATACCATGAATAAAATTGTCAGGTCGAAAGAGTGGGCCTATTTTGCTAGACCGTACGCTGTCCATTGTACCAGGTTCCAGATCCACCAAGATAGAACGGGGCACGTATTTATGGGctagaacagaagaaaattaatgccAACAGTTACTGTTAGAAGTCAAAGAGACAGGTTTATAATCTACTCTGAAAAATCCAACCCACCTACAGTGATTTggggatatatttttttttttaattacttattttaatCTTCATGTTGGCTCTGCAAATTGCTCTGCCAACACCCTAGCAGTACTGAGCACTTACAGTAAGCCTCATTGAAGTACACATTAATTCGCTCAAGCTGCAGTGATGCATCCCCATGGTAGTTTCCAGCGATGTCAATTCCATGTTCATCACTTATCACCTCCcagaactgaaaaaggaaagaggttcAATACATtcacaaagatttatttttttttcagcacaatGTGTTCAGCATCAGCTCTGCTGCGCTTATGCCTGACTGCACATAAAGTGGGAACTGTGCCTGAAGTGGGGGATGTTTTGCCATTTACATATTAGACCAGAGCAGGGgtccctctctcctcttccctaaATAAGTTCAAGGGAAAAGTTTAGTAACCGTTTATGCTGCTTAGCTATCACCCGTGCACTAATAGGTGGAGGCCCTCGATTTGTTCCCTTTATAGTAAAGGAAAATTGATACTAGTTTAAATAACACAGGTACTAGTTGGTATGAGCTTAACAAAAaagttgggggggggaggggattGTGGAGGGTTGATTTCAGGCCTGTCATGCAGAAGTGGGACTGTGGCATAGCAAAGCTGGCGCAGGCAAATTTGTATGCGAGCAATGCTTTCCACAAACAGATGTTAGTCCTAAATGTCCTATCTTGACATTCATATGGATGTCTTGTACTGGGGCTCTTATCTaggcagcagccacagcagtgtTCTTGTAGACACACCCACCCACTATAATGACCAggctattttaattttaaaggtcttCTGGTTTACCATCCAGTCTCATTTTGAGTGTAGACATACACCATTGCCAGCATGTGCACGGTGGtttagtgtgtgtgtgcgctTTTCTACAGGTCTTATTAGACATAAGCAGTTTCCAGATCAAAGCcaacagaaaaaacataaacACTTAAACTATCATCACACTGGCTGCATTCAAACTATCTGGGTCTAACATGACATTCCCTGGCCATCCACAGCTTTGTGTTCCAATAAAAGGAATCAAGGTGAGATTTGTGGGCACAAGAAATGGAGGAAGAACACAATGGAACAATCCTTCAGCTATAATGTGTCTTCAAAGACCTCCCAGTCCAACATTAACCCAGATACTTTTTTTTGACAACTTCCTattaatcaattaaaaaaaccccaaaaccatgGACATCACACAGCAAAAAGcaatgtgtttttgtttgtttttttttctcctagcaCACAAAGTCAGCAATGAGTGATGTCGCTCTAAGTAACAGCATGCCAGTGTTTGAACGACACAAAAGTACTCCAAATGACATGACTACCTCTCGCAGGAGGCCAGTTAGGCAGGAATCCTTAACTGCATTTTGTGCCACTCAGGAAAACCTAATTGGTCACTGACAGCACAGGTCACGCTGTTGACTAATACAGTCCCATATTAATGATTATCATGTGGCAGAGGTACTGCTGTATGGCTGGACTAAAGCACTGGCATTACAACTTTGCAGCCCTGGAGTTACTGGCTCCTTCACTTGTCCCAGTATTTTGCAGGCTAGATTAGTGCCCCTGGGAATGTAAGTTCCAGCAGGAATGCTCTGCAGCACTTATAATCACTGTGCCATAGTTCTTGCAGATGTTTCATTCTTTGACAGTCTTAACATTAACCTTTGCATGAGGAGCAAGCCCATCTTAGGTCTTTCATATCAAAATACTCATATTCACTGCTAACGTGCCATGCATCCTACCACTGAGTTAACAAAGCAATTGTTCGCCCCCCCCAAAGTCCCCATCCATTAACGATGTTTGACCTGCTACCACTGATAGCACTTACTACTAATGACCAATATTGAAAAGACACCTTACCTTAGCTCCAATTTGATTCCCACACTGGCCGATCTGAAGATGCACGATTTCACGCATTTTTGTGTAGCTTAGACCTGTTGATGGCTACAACCCGCCACAGGTTTTCTAGTTGCAGTCCCCAGGACAAgccctctttctgctgctgtatcAGCTACACCCAGTGCAGTCCACCCCAAGGGGCCTTTTTATACCAGTGGGACTGTCACGTAGCCAGCAAGGGGAGTAGCCAGCAACTCAGGCTGCTCATCAAAGCATTTCACAAGGAGGCAAAGTGCCTATTGCCTGCCTGTGCACAGGGTACAAGAGCACCGGTACATTACTGAGTGGCTTGGAAGAGAAAATTGTCACACGCACCCCCTTACAATTAATTCCAGTTCTCTGTGCAGCAAACAGTGTGATTCACACATATCTGTGCACattgtgtttgtgtttcattattttatacACAACATATGTacaaaaatacatgcatatagAGATTATAGCCAAAAATGAGCAATCTTAATTTATTAAGCACATGTGTTTCTGCCATGTAATTTAAATTGTAATATCTTATGAGTCATACAGGACAACATCATAATCAAAACAATAACACCTTTTGAGCAGTAGCCTCCTATAATCACAACATTCAGCGCACTGCCAGGCAAACCTGCAGTTCACTAATAAGCATCATTCTCACTGTCTAACTGCATGAAGGAGGGGGACAGGatcagtaacaaaaaaatacttggtAAAACATAAATATAACACTGCACTCTCAGTGACGTAAGTTCCTCAAACATTTAATAAGAATCCATCGATCTCAGCCAATCTAAAATCTGCATCAACTTGTGACTAACTTGCACATatgctctctctctctttctctcttcctctctcttcttttcctgccattaagaaatacagtatttcttatatttcttattttcttataGCTGAGATGCAGTATTTCAGAACTTGCCAGGAAAACGATAGAGGTGAAAACCCGGTTCCACTGGAGTTAACTATCATGTCCACTGTGTGAAATGTTTCACCACTACATTAAAGGAAACGATGCAAGGCTGAGCAAAACATGACACAGTCATGGTGCCAGCTGATAAACAGGACTAATATCACTGAGCAACAGAAACCCAGAATGGACTGTCTTCTGGAAGCTTATAGTAGTTTTTTATTACATGTCAGGCGACTGTCAGAGCTTTGCAAGTGTTCCTTTTAAGGACAGGAAAAGGAACTGTAATTAGGAAAGCAccttaaattattttgtataaaaagATGACAGTGGAAGGACTTGACTCATTGAAAGTAACTACTTTACCACTTTATGGGGTGCTAGAGATAAGGAATCTCTGACCTTCCATACtgttccaaaagaaaaatcagcttaTTCCAGCCTTCCCCACCACAGATGACTTCCACTTCTTCCACCAGCCAATGGAGGAACAGTCATCTGCTCCTGAGACGAAGTTTAGCACCAGAGGTGCATTGCAAAGAAGTAGCTAGCAAACATTCTGCCACCCTCTGCCAAGCTATGGGCCGTCCTCAGTAGGGAGCAATAAAAGCAAGACTTTTTAAATTCAGGtagattaattttgtttccttaaaacaCGATAGTTTtatcatttttcaaaaaaataagtattcCCTAAACAGTTTAGTTTATTTAGCAAGACAACATAACAGTTACATTCCATTGCCGCATTGTATTTTCTACAATGGCAGTAGATATCTTCTACAATTTCCTAAGGCAAAACTCTGGAAAGGTTATTTGGACATTTacttcaaaagcaaatttcattttattcatgcACATTTCATATTCGTTTTCTGCAACTATGCTTAGCTGACAGTAATAGTGCAATTCTGAGTTGTACATTCAATTGCTGCATTCTGAATGGGAGCGGCATTGACGCAATGTTtcagagagctgctggcagcaaaTAAATACTACCTTAAATACTCAATACATTAATCTACAATAGCCACAACTTATGAAGAGGCTGAAGACATTAATTCTATGCCCAAAAGGTCtagcaaaattatttcagcaataAATATACTCATTGAGAGCATCTCACAAGCatagagggaaaaaagggggaagtGAAAGAGATATGCAATCACTTcacattgttttttttctcgCTAAAAATAGCTCCCTGGAATCATGTGCCTCCTCTGAAGCACTTCCTTATAGactctttaaaaattatggCATATGACACAAAGTATCTGAGGTGCTTTGTGAAGCGGAGGTGGTTTTGTGCCTCTTTTCCTGCTCCTCCCCAAACTGCATTTCTGTGAACCCCCAAGTCTGTCTTTACAGCAGACTTGGTAGGTGAAAAGCCTGTTTCTCTGTAGATTTTGTTTGCAGGCCTGTCATGCCTCAGCTCTGAGAAACCTCAAGCCTGTTAACTGCCCGAATGTGCTTCCCAGGCACAGCCTTCGAACATGTGCTATTGCAGATTAGCGGTGTGAGCGTCACCAGAGTCAGAGGAAGGGATGGCTGCGAGGGACTTTTGGCACTGCGGAGATTAGGAGCAGCCTGGCACCGGGCACAGCTATTACCAGCCTGTCCCGCAGTGTCTGTTATCAGGCTGCCCACTGCTTCCATTGCCTTCGGAGTTGGCTCTAGATACCAAAGTCCTGGCAATGGGTGTACGCTAAGACCACAAACAAgccagggtttttttggttgctggggtttttttgtttctgtttttcttggtggttgttttttttttttttaatgccaccACAGTACACACCAGCAACAAATACGCATGTGCAAGGAAGCATTCTGggatactttttctttttttaatatggtttGCTTGGGAGAGGCTAGCTTTTCACGGTAGCAGAGAAGATTGTTGAGAAGAAAGCCTGTTCCATTTGAGATAACCCTGGCTACAGGCCACCAGATCATTTTAGAGAGATCTGTGAACAGCTACCAGACGAGCTGATGCTAGTCTCAACTAATCTGGGCTAGCTACACCATCCTTAGAAAGGCTACCAAAAAAACATTGCATTCAACAGGCAACAAAGGCTACCtacttcacattttcatttcagttagtTAGTAAGAAAAACTGATTAAAGACTGCCTGCCTCAGGCAGGTGGTCTAAAGGAAACAAGGCAGGACTGCCCACTGTAAGTTATCATCGGTGTTGTGAGCCTGTATGTTTAAACAAGTAGGTTTTGGTAGAATCGGAGTGGACAACCGAGCGGTTCGTTACCTTCACCACGCTGCAGATCTATGGCCTGGCAAAAGCTGGGGCTTGCGGCATGCGAATTCGTCTGCTGGGTAGTGCCCTTACGCGGGCCCTGCTGCCACAACCGCAGTTACTGTTGAGTTTGGATCATTTGATGAATTGCCAAAAAGGTCGACTGCACAGCAGTCAGGCTCACTtcttgctctgctgttccttttgctGCATTGGTTctcagtgcctcagtttctctatTATTCATGAGGTGGAGCTAATAAACCTCATGCCTTTTTATAAACAGCGCCAAGAGCACTTTTGCTCTAGAAAAGCTGCGAGGGAAGAACTGGCTCTGGTTTACTAAACCCATTTATCAAACATGAAAGCTCTAGCCAACATATGGAAAAGAGACTGGTAGTCCACTCACACAGATTATTAAACcttctgcaggaaaaattaGAAAACTAGTTTTTACTATTGACTGAATCTTGTAGCAGATTAAATAAAGAAACTTCAAATGTCCTGAACCCTAAAGAATAGCCTAAAAAAATGGACACAGGCCTGTATTCCTTTGTAAACTGTAGTATAAAAGGGCTTGAGAAATTCAAAACTTGagagcagcaaaaaaaccccaaccacacAAAACTCCCGGCCTGCCTGCTTGAGAGCCGGGAGCGCCAACACAGCGACCTGCGGTCCCTCACTCGCTGTTCCTTACCCCACAGACATTGCTTAGACGCCACCGGGAGGGACTTAGCGACGTGCACGCTGTGCTTGGCatcagccccgctcccctcagACACGCGCTGACAAGCCCGAAATAAGGAACTCGGGGGAGgctccgcgccccccgcccgccgcagGCGAGCGCGCAGCGCCCGGCCCGCCCGCAGGtgccccgcccgcccgcaggTGCCCCGCCGTGCCGCCCCCAGCGCCCCGGCCGCTCCGCCCGCCGGCACCGCCCACggcccgcggccgcccgccccccggGGCCTCCCCGCCGCCTTTAAATGCCGGCGCCGGGGCTGTGGTGTGGAGGAAGGTGCCACCGCCCCAGCATGGCCGGGCCGTCGCAGCGCCTCGcgtccctcctgctgctgctctggggctgcctctgcccgcccgcccgcgccggCCTCTACTTCAGGGAAGGGCAGCACTGCTACAAGCCGGCCCCGCGCAAGGCTCCCGGGCTGAGGTGAGGTTGGCCGCCGCGGCCCTCACGGGGCTGCCGCCCGGCCACGAGCAG
The sequence above is a segment of the Gavia stellata isolate bGavSte3 chromosome 20, bGavSte3.hap2, whole genome shotgun sequence genome. Coding sequences within it:
- the ATP5F1E gene encoding ATP synthase subunit epsilon, mitochondrial; its protein translation is MVAYWRQAGLSYIRYSQICAQVVRAAMKPQYKAEAERAAMATVKTVKPKKE
- the TUBB1 gene encoding tubulin beta-1 chain isoform X4 — protein: MREIVHLQIGQCGNQIGAKFWEVISDEHGIDIAGNYHGDASLQLERINVYFNEAYSHKYVPRSILVDLEPGTMDSVRSSKIGPLFRPDNFIHGNSGAGNNWAKGHYTEGAELIENVMDVVRNELDEQLLAVQTKNSSYFVEWIPNNVKVAVCDIPPRGLKMAATFIGNNTAIQELFIRVSEQFSAMFRRKAFLHWYTGEGMDEMEFSEAEGNTNDLVSEYQQYQDATADVEEYEEVEVEASPEKEAP
- the TUBB1 gene encoding tubulin beta-1 chain isoform X3 is translated as MREIVHLQIGQSHKYVPRSILVDLEPGTMDSVRSSKIGPLFRPDNFIHGNSGAGNNWAKGHYTEGAELIENVMDVVRNECESCDCLQGFQLIHSLGGGTGSGMGTLLINKIREEYPDRIMNTFSVVPSPKVSDTVVEPYNAILSIHQLIENTDETFCIDNEALYDICFRTLKLTNPTYGDLNHLVSLTMSGVTTSLRFPGQLNADLRKLAVNMVPFPRLHFFMPGFAPLTARGSQQYRALSVPELTQQMFDARNMMAACDPRRGRYLTVACIFRGRMSTREVDEQLLAVQTKNSSYFVEWIPNNVKVAVCDIPPRGLKMAATFIGNNTAIQELFIRVSEQFSAMFRRKAFLHWYTGEGMDEMEFSEAEGNTNDLVSEYQQYQDATADVEEYEEVEVEASPEKEAP
- the TUBB1 gene encoding tubulin beta-1 chain isoform X1 translates to MREIVHLQIGQCGNQIGAKFWEVISDEHGIDIAGNYHGDASLQLERINVYFNEAYSHKYVPRSILVDLEPGTMDSVRSSKIGPLFRPDNFIHGNSGAGNNWAKGHYTEGAELIENVMDVVRNECESCDCLQGFQLIHSLGGGTGSGMGTLLINKIREEYPDRIMNTFSVVPSPKVSDTVVEPYNAILSIHQLIENTDETFCIDNEALYDICFRTLKLTNPTYGDLNHLVSLTMSGVTTSLRFPGQLNADLRKLAVNMVPFPRLHFFMPGFAPLTARGSQQYRALSVPELTQQMFDARNMMAACDPRRGRYLTVACIFRGRMSTREVDEQLLAVQTKNSSYFVEWIPNNVKVAVCDIPPRGLKMAATFIGNNTAIQELFIRVSEQFSAMFRRKAFLHWYTGEGMDEMEFSEAEGNTNDLVSEYQQYQDATADVEEYEEVEVEASPEKEAP
- the TUBB1 gene encoding tubulin beta-1 chain isoform X2, whose product is MREIVHLQIGQCGNQIGAKFWEVISDEHGIDIAGNYHGDASLQLERINVYFNEAYCNSGAGNNWAKGHYTEGAELIENVMDVVRNECESCDCLQGFQLIHSLGGGTGSGMGTLLINKIREEYPDRIMNTFSVVPSPKVSDTVVEPYNAILSIHQLIENTDETFCIDNEALYDICFRTLKLTNPTYGDLNHLVSLTMSGVTTSLRFPGQLNADLRKLAVNMVPFPRLHFFMPGFAPLTARGSQQYRALSVPELTQQMFDARNMMAACDPRRGRYLTVACIFRGRMSTREVDEQLLAVQTKNSSYFVEWIPNNVKVAVCDIPPRGLKMAATFIGNNTAIQELFIRVSEQFSAMFRRKAFLHWYTGEGMDEMEFSEAEGNTNDLVSEYQQYQDATADVEEYEEVEVEASPEKEAP